The Medicago truncatula cultivar Jemalong A17 chromosome 4, MtrunA17r5.0-ANR, whole genome shotgun sequence genome includes a region encoding these proteins:
- the LOC11417448 gene encoding receptor-like protein Cf-9 yields MGSFFILMPHLTFHLFMLLLLTHFTSYTYSFCNHHDSSALLQFKNSFVVNTSSEPDIWSMCSTFYFRTESWKNGADCCEWDGVMCDTRSNYVIGLDLSCNNLKGELHPNCTIFKLRHLQQLNLAFNNFSWSSMHVGIGDLVNLTYLNLSSCYLTGNIPSTISQLSKLVSLDLKSYYWPVEQKLKLNIFTWKKLIHNATNLRELYLNGVDISSIRESSLLKNLSSSLVSLSLASTGLQGNMSSDILSLPNLQKLDLSSNQDLRGKFPTSNWSTPLRYLDLSFSGFSGEISYSIGQLKFLAHLSLTGCKFDGFVPSSLWKLTQLTFLKLDLSDNQITGSIGEFSTYNLSLLFLSNNNLQGDFSNSIYKLQNLAALSLSSNNLSGVVDFHQFSNFRKLFSLDLSYNNLISINVGSGADYILPNLDDLSLSSCNVNGFPKFLASLENLQGLDLSNNKIQGKVPKWFHEKLLHTWKEIRIINLSFNKLQGDLPIPPYGIQYFSLSNNNFTGDIALSLCNASSLNLLNLANNNLTGTIPQCLGTFPYLSVLDMQMNNLYGSMPKTFSEGNAFETIKLNGNQLEGPLPQSLAHCTQLEVLDLGDNIINDTFPNWLEVLQELQVLSLRSNHLHGGITCSSTKQSFPKMRIYDVSGNNFRGPVPTSCLKNFQGMINVNVNKSGLQYMGKANYYNDSVVIIMKGFSIELTRILTTFTTIDLSNNMFEGEIPQVIGKLNFLKGLNLSHNQIIGTIPQSLSNLRNLEWLDLSRNNLSGKIPMALTNLNFLSFLNLSQNHLKGIIPTGQQFNTFGNDSYEGNAMLCGFPLSKSCKNDEDRPPYSTSNDDEESGFGWKAVAIGYGCGAVLGILLGYSVFFTGKPQWLARHVESIFSIRLKRTNKKVGANRRRMN; encoded by the exons ATGGGTTCCTTTTTTATTCTAATGCCTCATTTGACCTTTCACTTGttcatgttgttgttgcttacTCATTTTACTTCTTACACTTACTCATTCTGCAACCATCATGACAGTTCTGCATTGTTACAATTCAAGAACTCATTTGTTGTCAACACTTCATCTGAACCCGATATTTGGTCTATGTGTTCCACTTTTTATTTCAGGACGGAATCCTGGAAAAATGGTGCAGATTGTTGCGAGTGGGATGGGGTCATGTGTGACACTAGGTCAAATTACGTGATTGGTCTGGACCTTAGTTGCAACAATCTGAAAGGTGAGTTACATCCAAATTGCACTATCTTCAAGCTTAGACACCTTCAACAACTCAACTTGGcctttaataatttttcttggTCTTCAATGCATGTTGGGATTGGTGATCTAGTGAATCTCACATATCTAAATTTATCAAGCTGTTACCTTACTGGTAATATTCCCTCCACAATCTCTCAGTTGTCAAAACTAGTGTCACTTGATCTTAAAAGTTATTACTGGCCGGTGGAACAAAAACTCAAACTCAATATCTTCACATGGAAGAAACTCATTCATAATGCTACTAATTTAAGGGAGCTTTACCTGAATGGAGTGGACATATCTTCAATCAGAGAGAGCTCTTTGCTAAAGAATTTGTCATCCTCTTTGGTTTCTCTTAGTCTAGCATCCACTGGATTGCAAGGAAATATGTCAAGTGACATCCTCTCTTTACCAAATCTTCAAAAACTAGATTTGTCATCGAATCAAGACCTTCGTGGTAAATTTCCAACGTCCAACTGGAGCACTCCCCTAAGGTACTTGGACCTCTCTTTCTCTGGTTTCTCAGGTGAAATTTCATACTCTATTGGTCAGTTGAAGTTTCTTGCTCACTTATCCCTTACGGGGTGCAAATTTGATGGATTTGTTCCTTCATCTTTGTGGAAGCTCACTCAACTCACATTCTTAA AGTTGGATCTTAGTGACAACCAAATAACAGGTTCGATTGGTGAATTCTCAACTTATAATTTGAGCCTTCTATTTCTGTCTAATAACAATCTGCAAGgtgatttttcaaattcaatatataaGCTTCAAAATCTTGCTGCCTTAAGCTTGTCATCAAACAACTTGAGTGGTGTTGTGGACTTTcaccaattttcaaattttagaaaACTATTTTCCCTTGATCTTTCCTACaataatcttatttctattaacGTTGGTAGCGGCGCTGACTACATCTTACCCAACCTTGATGATTTATCTTTATCTTCTTGTAATGTTAATGGTTTTCCTAAATTCTTAGCAAGTCTTGAAAATCTGCAAGGATTAGATCTCTCTAATAACAAAATTCAAGGAAAAGTTCCTAAATGGTTTCATGAGAAGCTCTTACACACATGGAAGGAAATTCGAATTATTAATCTCAGTTTCAACAAGTTGCAAGGAGACCTTCCGATTCCACCCTATGGAATTCAATACTTTTCACTCTCAAACAACAACTTCACAGGAGACATTGCTTTGTCACTGTGCAATGCAAGTTCCCTGAATTTGCTCAATTTGGCTAACAACAATTTAACAGGAACGATTCCACAATGCCTGGGAACATTTCCTTATCTTTCTGTATTGGATATGCAAATGAACAACCTCTATGGAAGCATGCCTAAAACATTTTCGGAAGGAAATGCATTCGAGACTATAAAGTTGAATGGCAACCAATTGGAGGGACCATTACCACAGTCTTTGGCTCACTGCACACAACTTGAAGTTTTGGACCTTGGAGACAACATCATAAACGATACATTTCCCAATTGGTTAGAAGTTCTGCAAGAGTTACAGGTACTCAGTTTACGATCAAATCATCTTCATGGTGGAATCACTTGTTCTAGCACCAAACAATCATTTCCGAAGATGAGAATTTACGATGTCTCTGGTAATAATTTCCGTGGCCCCGTGCCAACATCTTGCCTCAAGAATTTTCAAGGAATGATTAATGTGAATGTCAATAAATCTGGTTTGCAATACATGGGTAAGGCCAATTATTATAATGATTCTGTGGTGATCATAATGAAAGGCTTTTCTATAGAGCTAACGAGGATACTGACTACTTTCACAACGATTGATTTATCGAATAACATGTTTGAAGGAGAAATTCCACAAGTCATTGGGAAATTAAATTTTCTCAAAGGCCTTAACCTTTCACACAATCAAATCATAGGTACCATTCCACAATCTTTGAGTAATTTGCGAAATTTGGAGTGGTTGGACCTCTCAAGAAACAACTTGAGTGGTAAGATTCCTATGGCTTTGACAAATTTGAATTTCCTCTCTTTTTTAAACCTTTCACAAAACCATCTCAAGGGAATCATACCTACCGGCCAACAATTTAACACATTTGGAAATGATTCCTATGAAGGAAATGCAATGTTATGTGGATTTCCATTGTCAAAATCATGCAAAAATGATGAAGATCGGCCACCATATTCAACGTCTAATGATGACGAGGAATCGGGATTTGGCTGGAAAGCAGTAGCAATAGGATATGGATGTGGGGCAGTACTTGGAATCCTCTTGGGATATAGTGTGTTCTTCACTGGGAAACCTCAATGGCTTGCAAGACATGTTGAAAGCATATTTAGCATAAGATTGAAAAGGACAAACAAGAAAGTTGGTGCAAATCGCAGAAGAATGAATTAG